A single window of Athene noctua chromosome 1, bAthNoc1.hap1.1, whole genome shotgun sequence DNA harbors:
- the TLR5 gene encoding toll-like receptor 5 — protein MLHQQLVLVFGISLASDICALKSCYSEAQVSLYYFCNLTDIPLVPKDTVKLFLTFNYIRQVTATSFPLLEHLLLLEIGMQYVYPVTIGKEAFRNLPNLRLLDLGYNRILQLDLDAFVGLQSLTVLRLFQNHLGDSILEKRYFQDLSSLEELDLSGNQITKLQPHPLFYNLTVLKTVNLKFNMISNLCESNLTSFQGKHFLFFSLSSNNLYKTDEIAWAKCPNPFRNITFNSLDLSDNGWSTEKVQYFCRAIEGTQIGSLVFSSHTMGSGFGFNNLKNPDNDTFAGLARSDLRLLDISNGYIFSLNSFIFQSLGNLELLNLFKNKINQIQRQAFFGLGNLKTLNLSSNLLGELYDYTFEGLYSVTCIDLQQNHIGMIGGKSFSNLVSLKIIDLRDNAIKKLPSFPPLTSAFLGDNKLMSIADTKIAATHLELERNWLANLGELYILFQVPDVQYIFLKQNRFSYCVKSDNVIENNQLIYMDLGENMLQLVWERDLCLDVFRALSKLQVLHLNNNYLSVLPEDIFRGLTSLKRLNLASNQLFHLPPGLFPQSLTNLNLSGNQLFSPEPEVFMTLSILDITHNKYVCDCTLKSLLVWLNETNVTLAGSQSDRYCVYPPAFAGVPLSSLTYDDCSEDELQQTLRFSVFLFTSITLLMFLMAVIIFTRCRGICFVWYKTITKKIIGSHPQVEDKSEYRYDAYLCYSKNDFEWVQNSLLKHLDSQYFDKNRFTLCFEERDFLPGEEHISNIRDAIWNSRKTICIVTRQFLKDGWCVEAFNFAQSRYFCDLKDVLIMVVVGSLSQYQLMKHKPIRNFLQRSRYLRWPEDYQDVDWFLNNLSCQILKEKKVRRKASSMELQTVATLSH, from the coding sequence ATGTTACATCAACAACTAGTACTTGTCTTTGGAATATCACTAGCTAGTGATATATGTGCACTTAAAAGCTGTTACTCAGAAGCCCAAGTCTCCCTATATTATTTCTGCAACCTCACAGATATTCCACTTGTGCCAAAGGATACAGTGAAGCTTTTTTTAACTTTCAACTATATCAGACAAGTGACTGCAACTTCGTTTCCTCTGCTGGAGCACTTGTTGCTGTTGGAAATCGGAATGCAGTATGTCTATCCTGTTACTATAGGAAAAGAAGCTTTCAGGAACCTGCCAAACCTTCGTCTCTTAGACTTGGGATACAATAGGATTCTTCAACTGGATCTTGATGCTTTTGTGGGCTTGCAAAGTCTGACTGTACTCCGTCTGTTTCAGAACCACCTTGGAGACTCCATCCTGGAGAAACGTTACTTTCAAGATTTGAGCTCGTTAGAAGAATTGGATCTTTCAGGGAACCAAATCACAAAACTTCAGCCTCATCCCTTATTTTATAACCTAACGGTCTTGAAAACTGTGAACCTGAAATTCAACATGATATCCAACCTATGTGAAAGCAATCTTACCAGCTTCCaaggaaaacactttttattttttagcctCAGTTCTAATAATTTGTACAAGACAGATGAAATAGCCTGGGCTAAATGCCCAAATCCTTTCAGAAATATTACGTTTAATTCACTAGACCTTAGTGACAATGGCTGGAGCACAGAGAAAGTCCAATATTTCTGTAGAGCCATTGAAGGGACTCAAATTGGTTCTTTAGTATTTAGCTCTCATACAATGGGTTCAGGATTTggctttaataatttaaaaaatccagataATGATACATTTGCAGGGCTAGCAAGAAGTGATCTTCGTTTGCTTGATATTTCAAATGgttacattttctctctcaatTCTTTCATCTTTCAAAGCCTTGGTAATCTGGAATTGCTGAACCTTTTCAAAAACAAGATAAATCAAATCCAAAGGCAAGCATTTTTTGGCTTAGGAAACCTAAAAACTCTCAATCTCTCAAGTAATCTTTTAGGTGAGTTGTATGATTATACTTTTGAGGGTCTATATAGTGTAACGTGTATTGATTTACAGCAAAATCATATTGGGATGATTGGTGGAAAATCATTCAGTAACTTAGTAAGTCTGAAAATAATTGATCTCCGAGACAATGCCATTAAAAAACTCCCTTCCTTTCCACCTCTGACCTCTGCCTTTTTAGGTGACAATAAGCTAATGTCTATAGCTGACACAAAAATAGCAGCAACACACCTTGAATTAGAAAGAAATTGGTTGGCAAACCTGGGTGAACTGTATATTCTTTTCCAAGTTCCAGATGTGCAGTATATCTTCTTAAAACAGAATCGCTTCTCTTACTGTGTGAAAAGTGATAATGTTATAGAAAACAATCAGTTAATCTATATGGATCTAGGTGAAAATATGTTACAGCTTGTGTGGGAGAGAGATTTATGTTTGGATGTGTTCAGGGCACTGTCCAAACTACAGGTTCTACATCTGAATAACAACTACCTTAGTGTTCTTCCAGAGGATATTTTTAGAGGTCTAACATCTCTGAAAAGACTTAATCTAGCTTCCAATCAGTTGTTTCATCTTCCTCCTGGGCTTTTCCCACAAAGCCTAACAAACCTAAACTTATCTGGGAACCAGCTTTTTTCCCCTGAGCCTGAAGTCTTTATGACTTTGAGTATTCTGGATATAACACATAATAAGTATGTCTGTGATTGTACTTTAAAGAGCCTACTGGTGTGGCTAAATGAAACCAATGTAACACTTGCTGGCTCACAGTCTGACAGGTACTGTGTATACCCACCTGCATTTGCAGGGGTACCACTGTCGTCTCTGACATATGATGATTGCAGTGAAGATGAACTCCAGCAGACACTCAGGTTCTCAGTGTTCCTCTTCACCTCCATCACTCTTCTTATGTTTCTGATGGCAGTCATCATTTTTACTCGCTGTCGGGGGATTTGTTTTGTCTGGTATAAAACTATCACCAAAAAAATTATAGGCAGCCATCCACAAGTAGAAGATAAAAGTGAATACAGATATGATGCATATTTGTGCTACAGCAAAAATGACTTTGAATGGGTCCAGAATTCTTTGCTAAAGCACCTGGATTCACAGTATTTTGATAAAAACAGATTTACGTTGTGCTTTGAGGAAAGAGATTTCTTGCCTGGAGAAGAACATATCAGTAATATTCGTGATGCCATTTGGAACAGCAGGAAAACAATTTGCATTGTGACCAGGCAGTTTCTCAAAGATGGGTGGTGTGTGGAAGCCTTTAATTTTGCCCAAAGCAGGTACTTTTGTGATCTGAAAGATGTCCTCATTATGGTAGTGGTTGGGTCACTTTCTCAATATCAACTGATGAAACATAAACCAATACGAAACTTTTTACAAAGGAGTCGATATTTGCGGTGGCCTGAAGATTACCAAGATGTAGACTGGTTTTTAAATAACCTTTCTTGCcaaattctgaaggaaaaaaaagtgcgAAGGAAAGCCAGCAGTATGGAGCTGCAGACTGTAGCAACACTCTCACATTGA